A region of the Calditrichota bacterium genome:
TCCCGCGCACTTCCGCCGTCGTTGTGGTGGGAACGTTGGGCAAGTCGCCGCTTGTCGACAAGTTGGCTGCGGAAGGAAAAATAGAGGCCGCCATCAAGGGACGTTGGGAGACCTTTGTAATCCAGGTGGTCGACGAGCCGTTCCCCGGAGTGGCTCAGGCCCTGGTCATCGCCGGGAGCGACAAACGGGGAACCATCTTTGGCGTTTTCGATCTGTCCGCGCAGATGGGAGTTTCGCCATGGTACTGGTGGGCAGACGTTCCCCCAAAGAGGAAAGAGGCGGTTTTCGTCTCGCCCGGACCTTTTGTAGAAATGGGACCGAAGGTCAAGTATCGAGGGATCTTCATTAATGATGAAGCGCCTGCGCTCTCGGGTTGGGCGTACGAGAAGTTTGGAGGCTTTAACCATCGTTTCTACGAGAAGGTTTTCGAATTGATCCTGAGGCTGAAGGGAAATTTCCTTTGGCCGGCCATGTGGGGACGAGCATTCTACGACGACGACCCCAAGAATCCCGAGCTGGCGGACGAGTACGGGGTGGTGATCAGCACCTCGCATCACGAGCCGATGATGCGTGCTCATGACGAATGGCGCCGATATGGGTCGGGGCCCTGGAACTATGAGCTGAATGAGGCCAAGCTACAGGAGTTTTGGCGCGAGGGCATCCGCCGCATGGGCTCTTACGAAAGCATCGTGACCATCGGCATGCGCGGCGACGGCGATGAGCCTATGACGGAGGAGGCAAACATCGCCTTGCTGGAGCGCATCGTACGCGACCAGCGGCGCATTCTCGAAGAAGTCACGGGAAGGCCGGCTTCTACCATCCCGCAGGTCTGGGCGCTGTATAAGGAGGTCCAGGAGTACTACGACCGGGGGATGCGCGTGCCGGACGACGTGACGCTCCTGTTGTGCGATGACAACTGGGGAAACATCCGGCGGCTGCCGAAGCCGGACGCACCACCGCGAGCAGGGGGCTATGGCATTTACTATCACTACGACTACGTCGGCGGGCCGCGCAACTACAAGTGGCTCAATACGAATCAAATCGCCCGGGTGTGGGAACAGATGCATCTCGCCTACGAGCACGGTGCGCGACAAATCTGGATCGTGAACGTGGGCGACATCAAGCCGATGGAGTTCCCCATCAGCTTTTTCCTCGACTACGCATGGGATCCGGAACGCATTGCCGCCGAGGACTTACCTGAATACACCCGGCAGTGGGCAACAGAACAGTTTGGGCCGGAGCACGCGACGGAGATAGGCGAGCTCATCACCCGCTACACCACATACAACTCGCGTCGCAAGCCTGAACTGCTTTCACCTTCTACCTACAGCCTGGTCAATTTCCGCGAGGCCGAAGCAGTGGTTGCCGGCTATGCGGCGTTGGAACAGAGGGCGCGCAGACTGTATCAGACCCCTCCGCAGGAATACCGTGACGCGTTCTACCAGTTGGTCCTTCATCCAATTGAGGCGTGTGCCAATCTGAACGAGCTCTATGTGACCGTGGGGAAGAACCATCTCTACGCGCGTCAGGGACGGGCGGCGACAAATGCCCTGGCGCAGAGAGCTCGAAAGCTGTTCGAGAGGGATGCGGAGATCACTCATTACTACAACAAGGTCCTGGCCAATGGGAAATGGAATCACATGATGGACCAGACGCACATCGGCTACACCTCGTGGCAGCAACCAGAGACCAATATCATGCCCGAGGTCAAGGAGATCGGAGTACAAGACAAGGCTGAAATGGGGGTGGCAGTCGAAGGGTCAGAGAGCTGGTGGCCGGGGGACAAGGGTGTGGCAACGTTGCCTGAGTTCGATCCGTTCCACAAGCAGACATACTACATCGAGGTGTTCAATCGCGGAAAGGAACCATTCAAGTTCTCAGTTCGTGCTGGCGAGAAGTGGTTGCACGTCAAGCCGCACAAGGGAAAGGTTGACACCGAAGTGCGCGTGTGGGTCAGTGTCGATTGGGAAAAGGTACCCGTCGGCAGACACCGCGTCCCAATAACAGTGCTTGGTCCGCAGGGTAAGGTGGTGGTTTTCGCGCCGGTACACAATCCTGCCGAGCCGCGGCCGGAGACGGT
Encoded here:
- a CDS encoding glycosyl hydrolase 115 family protein; translated protein: MLAGCLGVAMFLLSSSQVLGGAWKSAPYVTCEDGKGRFPLVKEGKAAPLLASTQDFPGVIRVLKHFQADIERVSGCQARIVLDTIPRTSAVVVVGTLGKSPLVDKLAAEGKIEAAIKGRWETFVIQVVDEPFPGVAQALVIAGSDKRGTIFGVFDLSAQMGVSPWYWWADVPPKRKEAVFVSPGPFVEMGPKVKYRGIFINDEAPALSGWAYEKFGGFNHRFYEKVFELILRLKGNFLWPAMWGRAFYDDDPKNPELADEYGVVISTSHHEPMMRAHDEWRRYGSGPWNYELNEAKLQEFWREGIRRMGSYESIVTIGMRGDGDEPMTEEANIALLERIVRDQRRILEEVTGRPASTIPQVWALYKEVQEYYDRGMRVPDDVTLLLCDDNWGNIRRLPKPDAPPRAGGYGIYYHYDYVGGPRNYKWLNTNQIARVWEQMHLAYEHGARQIWIVNVGDIKPMEFPISFFLDYAWDPERIAAEDLPEYTRQWATEQFGPEHATEIGELITRYTTYNSRRKPELLSPSTYSLVNFREAEAVVAGYAALEQRARRLYQTPPQEYRDAFYQLVLHPIEACANLNELYVTVGKNHLYARQGRAATNALAQRARKLFERDAEITHYYNKVLANGKWNHMMDQTHIGYTSWQQPETNIMPEVKEIGVQDKAEMGVAVEGSESWWPGDKGVATLPEFDPFHKQTYYIEVFNRGKEPFKFSVRAGEKWLHVKPHKGKVDTEVRVWVSVDWEKVPVGRHRVPITVLGPQGKVVVFAPVHNPAEPRPETVEGFVESNGYVAIEAEHYTKAVIRDGVKWQRIPDLGRTLSAMTPYPVTAPPQVPGGDSPRLEYAVHLFSSGQVKVKTYLSPTLDFYGDGGLRYGVSFDDQPVQVINMHEGRTFEDWEESVRNNLTVCTSLHTIDKPGQHVLKLWMVDPGVVVQRLVVETGDVKASYLGPPESYHRRHTSP